The DNA sequence CCCACGTTCAGGTGGTTATGGGAGCACTGGCCCTTTTGACCTTGCCGTTGTACGGAGAGACCTTTGAGGTCATGAAATGGCTCGTCAAATCCTTGCCTAAGACCGATGCGGGCTATGCGCTCTTCAACGTCTCAAGCAGCGCCATCGCCATCTCGATCATGCTGCCCGCCACCTTCTGCGCGGGAATGACCCTGCCGCTCATAACCTTGCTTCTTATCAAAGCCGGACACGGCGAGCGAAGCATCGGCGCCGTCTATGCCGCCAATACGGTCGGCGCGATCATCGGGGTTTTTTTCGCTATCCATGTCGGGATGCCGTTGTTGGGATTGAAGGGGCTGATCACCTGCGGGGCCGGCCTGGATATCGCCCTTGGCCTGGTCTTGCTCTGGAGCGCCGGCGCTCGACAGCGCAGCTACCGGTGGCCTGTCATCGTCACCGGAGGCGCGGTCTGCGCTGTTATTGCAACAGTGCTGTTGGTCGATCTCGACCTCGTCAAGATGGGGTCCGGGGTATACCGCTACGGGACGCTGCTCCCGCGGAATTTCGTGCAGCACATATACCACCGCGACGGCAAGACCGCGACGGTCGACGTCTTCCTGGACAGCCTGGGCACCATGCGCATCAATACCAACGGTAAAACAGATGCGGCGATCATGATGGACGGGAGACCCGCCGGGAAGGATGAAGCCACGATGATCCTGGCCGCGCTCATCCCCATGCTGCTCCAACCGCAGGCCACGTCGGCGGCTTCGATCGGATTGGGTTCGGGGCTTACCACCCATACCCTGCTGGGTAACCCGTCGCTCCACAGGGTGGACACGGTCGAGATCGAACAGGGCATGATTGACGGGGCCAAATGCTTCAGGCCAACGGTCGGCCTGGCGTATTCCGATCCGCGCAGCAGGATCTACGTGGATGATGCAAAAACGTTTTTTTCGTCACATGGGCAACAGTACGACATCATTGTTTCCGAACCGTCAAACCCCTGGGTCAGCGGGGTTTCGGGACTGTTCTCGGAAGAATTCTACCGGCTGGTCAAGCGTAGCATGACTCCCGATGGCGTTTTCGTTCAATGGGTACAACTCTACGAGATTAATGTCGATCTGGTCGTCTCCGTCTTAAAGGCCATTTCCGATAATTTTTCCGACTATGCCGTCTATGCCTCAAATGATGTCGATATCATCATCGTCGCCAAGAAACACGGCGCATTGGCGGGCTTGGATGCGGACCTCCTGAAAAAGCCGCTGCTCTCCGCGGCAGCGAAGAGGATACAGGTCGAAAGCCTCCAGGATATCGCTTTCCGCAGGGTCGGCACCAAGCGGATGCTGGAGAAATTGATCCAATCGTACCCGATCCGCGCCAATTCCGATTATTATCCCGTCTTGGACCAGAATGCCGCCCGTACCCGTTTCCTTGGCGACAGCGCCCAGGAATTGCTTTTCTTTGCAGAAACCTGTTTGCCCTCGTTGGATGCGCTGTCCGGCTCATCCTCCCCACGACAGCACACCGATATCGCTCCGACGGCACTCTTCCCGAGATCGCAGAATGCCGTTACCGCAATGGCCGTCAGGGATTATTTCGTCTCAGGCGTTTTCAGCCCTCGCTACCCGAATGTTCCCGAGAATGACAAGAAACAGGCCATGCAATTGAAACGGCTTTGCTACGAGCGCAATGCGATTCCTGACCCGAACGAGAGGATAGAGAGCATCTTCGTTACGGCGCTAAATGTTCTCCCCTATCTTGATCCGTCCGAGCTCGAAACGATCTGGAAAATCCTGGAGTCGGGACCGTGCGCCGCGTCTCTTCCTGCGATGGATCGGCAGCTCCTCGCTTTTTTTCGGGCGGTAGGCAGGCATGACGGCGTTAGCATGGTCGCCACTTCCCGTTCTCTCCTCGAAATGCCGAATAATTTCAATGCATCGGCATTGAAGCATCTTGTCGGTTCGGCAATGATAGGAAGCCTGATGCAGGGCAAGAAGGAAGAATCGTACCGGTTGTGGCTGCACTATAAGGCGGCGCTATTTCAAGGCCAGGAACCGGATTTGCTGTTTCGCATGCTCGTAGCCGAGAGCACGGCACGCTGAGGAAAACGGGGGGATTCTTGCGTAGATGAAAACTCATGCCTTTCTCATAGCCGCCCCCCAGAGCGGTTCCGGCAAGACCACCGTGGCCCTGGCCGTCATGGCCGCCTTCAAACGTCGCGGCATGACGGTTGCACCCTTCAAGTGCGGCCCGGATTTCATCGATCCCGGCTACCATCGCCTGGCCACCGGCCGCCCCTCCGTCAACCTGGACGGCTGGATGTGCCCGGAGACGTTCGTGGCCGATACCTTCCGCCTGCAGGGGAAGGGGGCCGACGTGGCGGTCATCGAAGGTGCCATGGGGCTGTTCGACGGCATCGGCCACGCATCCATGGAGGGGAGCAGCGCCCAGGTGGCCGCCATTTGCGGCGTGCCGGTGGTGCTGGTGGTCAACGCCCGTGGCATGGCGGCCAGCGCGGCGGCCCTGGTCAAAGGGTTTGCCGGATACGACGAGCGCGTCAGGATTGCCGGCGTGATTTTCAACAATGTGGGGAGCGAGTCCCACGGCGAGTTGCTGCGCCGATCCCTGGCAGCGGCACTGCCGGAGTTGACGGTGTTCGGCTGCATCCCCCGGGACGACTCCCTGGGGATACCGTCGCGGCACCTGGGGTTGGTCACGGCCGAGGACAACCCGCTGTCGCCCGACTACCTGGAGCGCCTGGCCGTTCTGGCGGAGAACCGTCTGGACCTGGGGGGGCTGGCAGACATTCAGGTCCTCCCCGGCCCCCCTGTTCCAAAGGCTGGGACTTCGCGGGATGCCGCCACGGGGGGGATGCCGCCCGTCCGTATCGCCGTGGCCCGGGACGCGGCCTTCTGCTTCGTGTACGAGGACAACCTGCGCCTGTTGCGGGAGGCGGGCGCCGAGATTGTCCCGTTTTCGCCCCTGGCGGAGGCGCGCCTGCCGGCCGATATCCATGGCATCTACCTGCCGGGAGGGTACCCGGAACTGCATGCCGGGCGCCTGGCCGCCAACGGCGCCATGAAAGCCGCCGTGCGGGACGCCGTCGAGGCGGGCATGCCGGTGTATGCCGAGTGCGGCGGCTTCATCTACCTGACCCGCGGCATGGAGGCCGGGGAGGGGCAACCGGCGGTCGATTTCGTCGGCGTCTTCCCGGTACGGGCGCGCATGTTGCCGAAACGCAAGGCGCTCGGGTATCGCCAGGTCGAATGTGCGGCGCATTCCGGTGCCGTAGCCGCCGGGGGGAGCGCCCGCGGCCACGAGTTCCACTATTCGGAGGTCGGGACGATGCCCGATCGCATCGAGCGGTGTTACCGGGTGTCCCGGCAGGGGAGGGAGCTCGGCAGGGAAGGGTATCGTTACAAAAACTGCCTGGCGTCCTACATCCACCTGCATTTCGGCAGCAACGGGGGGATCGCGCCGGCCTTTGCCGATGCCTGCCGAAAGTTTGAGGTATCCCCGAATTCGTGACGCCTTCACGGCTCATCTCCCCGCGGCATGATGCCTCATGGGCGGCGACGGCCCCCGGGCGCTCGATCCACTTTCAGACTGGATTCGGGTTGTCTTTTGCCTATTGCCGTGCTACAAAATTAAAATTACTTCCGGTCCAAGGGAAGCCGGTGCGAATCCGGCGCTGCCCCGCAACTGTAAGGGGGGACTGTCACCGCAGGAGGCCACTGTCCGTAACGGATGGGAAGGCGCGGTGACGGGACGATCCCCGAGTCAGGAGACCTGGCTGGAAGCCGCATAAGCACTCCAACCGTGGGGAAGGGAGCGTACCATGAAACATCCTGCGTTACTGTTGTTGTCCGTTTGCCTGCCTGTCGTTCTTTTGCCGTCCTCTTCATTCGCCATGCACATCTCCGAGGGGATTCTGCCCTTTTCCTGGGCAGCGGTCTGGTTTGCCGCGTCGGCGCCCTTTCTGGCCCTGGGGCTGCGCAGCCTGACGCGCCGCTCGGCCCATGACCTGTCCAGCAAGCCGCTGGTGGGGATGGTGGCGGCCGTGGTGTTCGTCATCTCCTGCATGCCGGTGCCGGTGCCGACCGCCGGGACCTGTTCCCACCCCTGCGGTACGGGGTTAGCCGCGATCCTGCTCGGCCCGGCCATGGGGGTGGTGGTGGCGGCGGTCGCCCTGTTGATCCAGGCGCTCTTCCTCTCCCATGGCGGCCTCTCCACCTGGGGCGCCAATCTCTTTGCCATGGGGGTTGTCGGTTCCTTTACCGGGTTTATCGTGTTTCGGGCCGTGCGCGCCTGCGGTGCCGGACCGATTGCGGCCGCCTTCGTGGCCGGGCTCCTGGCCGATTGGGCTACCTATGCCACGACCTCCATGATCCTGGCGGCCGGTATCCGGGGGACGAGCCCGTTCTGGCCCCTGGCCGGCAAGATCGCCCTGGCGTTCGTTCCCACCCAGGTGCCCCTAGGGATCATCGAAGGGGTCATCACCGCGGGCATGGTGTCCCTGTTGCGCAAAAAACGCCCGGACCTGCTCGCCCGCACCGCTTTGGCGGGAGTCGACGGGGGAAAACGATGAAACGCCGCATCATCATGATAAGCGCGTTGTTGTGGTCGGTGGCAACGGTTTCCCCGGCAGCGGAACCGTGGCTGGGAATCGATGAAACCGTTGTCCAGAAGATCGCCCGGGAACATGGCCGTGAGGCCAGAAAGCCGCTGATCGACACCGGCGAGGGGGATATACAGCTGTTCGTGTTCCTGCTGGCGGGGGCGGTGGGCGGTTTTGCGGCCGGGTATTGCTGGCGCGCCCTTTTGGACGGCAGGAAGAAGGATGACAGGACTAAGGAGTGACCTGCCCCAGGAATTCCAGGCTCTTCAACCGGCGTCCGGCATGGGTGGCGATGGCCCGGTCCAGAAGCGCCCCCCCCTCCGTCAGGAGGTCGGGCGGAAAGACGACCTTGCCGAAGGTGCCGGTGGTCATGCAGGCGCCCAGGGCTTTGAGGGCTGAGGGATGCAGCGGCCTGCCGGTCGGGGCGCAGACCCGGCACACCGCTTCGCCGTTCTCCTGCAACAGTGCTCCGGCAGTGCCGAAAGGCGTGTCGCAGCGGGGACAGCTCTCCAGCGAGGGGCGATAGCCCAGGATGTTCAACAGATTGATTTCAAAGAAACGGCGGTCGCTGTCATCGGCCGCCGTTTCCGTTTCCAGGCGATCCAGGTAGGCGGCCAGCAAGCGGTAGAGCCGCGGCAGGGGGGGGCCTTCGGGGGTCATGGCCTCCACCACCTCGCAGGCATAGAGCGCATGGGCAATGGCTGGCAGGTCGCCGCGGATGCGGGGGTAGATGGTGACGATCTCGGCCTGTTGCAGGCCTGCCAGCCCCTCCTTGACCCGGACCTGGGCCTCGATGCGGGCAAAGGCCTCCAGCGCCGCGCCGAACCGCTTGCGGCTCGTGCGCGCACCGCGGGCAAAGGCCCTGATGCGGCCATGCTCCAGGGAAAACAGCGACGCGATCCGGTCGCTATCGCCGTAATCGAGCGTCGAGAGGACTATGGCCTGAAGCTTTTCGGCATGCATGGGCGGCCTATTGATCTGTTGAAATGTGGGATGGATTTATTTATTCTAGGCCAAGACACAAGGCAAGAAAAAAGTTCACGTACCCCTTTCTCACGAGGAGGCAGCATGGTCCGTTTCCCCCTATCGGTTTCCGTGGTCGCCCTGGGCCTGTTCGCCCTGGCCGCCTGTGCCCCCGTCGGCAGGCAGGTGATGGGCGACCCCCAGGATCCTTATCCGCTCACGGCGCCGCCCCGTATCGGCCAGATCGTCCACCTGCCGACCGGCACCCTGGTCAGCCCGGCCCAGATGCTGGCCGTGGCCACGGACGCGCGTATCGTCTACGTCGGCGAGACCCATGACAACCCCGCCTCCCACCGCCTGGAGCTCCAGGTCCTCCAGGCTCTCGCCGAGCGCTATCCCGGGCGCCTGGCACTGGGCATGGAGATGTTCGTGCGTTCCCAGCAGCCGGCCCTCGACCGCTGGGTCGCCGGCGAACTGGATGAAAAGGCCTTTCTCAAAGAATCCCGCTGGTTCGACAACTGGAACATGGATTTTGCCTATTACCGCGACCTTTTGAACCTCGCCCGCGAACGGCACATCCCGGTCATCGCCCTGGATGCCGAGAAGAGCCTGGTGAAGGCGGTGCGCAGCACGGCCCCGGAACACCTTAGCCCGGCCGAGCGGGCCCAGCTGCCGGAACTCGACCTGACCGATCCCTACCAGCGCGGCCTGGTGACGGCCATCTTCGGCGATCACAGCCACGGGGGGATGGCGATCGATGGCTTTATCCGCGCCCAGACCATCCGGGACGAGACCATGGCCGAATCCGCGGCCCGCTACCTGGCAAGCCCGGCCGGCAAGGACAAACACCTGCTGGTGGTCGCCGGGGGTGACCATGTGAGCAGCGGTTTCGGCATCCCGCGCCGGGTCTTCCGCCGTCTCCCCGCCTCCTCGGTCATCATCGGCGGCAAGGAACTCGACATCCCGCCCGACAAACAGGATCGCCTGATGAACGTCACGGTCCCCGATTTCCCCATGGTGCCGTACGATTTCCTGGTGTACCAGGCCTACGAGGACCTGCCCGAACCGGGGATCCGTCTCGGCGTGATGATCGAGCCGGCGCCCGGCGGCCGCGGTCTGGCGGTAAAGGGGGTGCTGCCCGGCTCCAATGCCGAACGGGCCGGCCTGCAACCGGGGGACATCCTGCTCTCCCTCGACGGCGAACCCCTGACGGGACATTTTGACCTGACCTATGCCGTGCAGCGGAAACATCCCGGCGACCGCGGGGTGGTGCTGGTCGAACGGCAGGGGAAGAGCCTGAAGCAGGAGATCGTGTTCCTGGCCCCACAGAAGGGGCATCAGCACGGCAAACAGCCGTAATCACATCACGGCGGAGCGGGAGGGGCTCATGGAGAGAAAACGGGTGGGGATCGTGTTGTTCGACGCCGTCGAGGTGCTCGACTTCTGCGGGCCGTACGAGGTCTTTTCCGCGGTGCGGCTTGACGAGGCGAAGCGGCGCGAGGAGCCCTCGCCCTTCGAACTGCTGCTGGTGGCCGAGAAAGGCGATACCGTCACCGCCTCGGGCGGGATGAGGGTCACGCCCGACGCTACCTTTGCGACCTGTCCCCGGTTGGATATCCTGGTCGTGCCGGGCGGCTGGGGCACCCGCAGGGAACTGGGCAATCCGGCCATGCTCCAGTGGCTGCGGGAGCGCAATGCCCACGTGGAGACCCTGACCTCGGTCTGCACCGGAGCCATGCTGCTGGGCAAAGCCTGCCTGCTCGACGGGCTGCACGCCACGACCCACTGGCGTTCCCTGGATTGGATGCGCGACTCGTTTCCGGCCGTGACGGTGGAATACGGCCGGCACGTGGTGGAGGACGGGCGGGTCGTGACCTCGGCCGGCATCTCGGCCGGGATCGACATGGCGCTCAAGGTGGTTGCCCGTTACCACGGCGAGGAGGTGGCGCGGGCCACGGCCCGGCACATGGAGTACCCCTATCCCGACAGCAATGCGCGCAGGGTGCCGTTGCCGCCTCTCGCAGGCTGTTGAAAACCTCAGGTTGTTCAAAAATAGTCAGATCGTTGCCTCCGCAGAAGGCCCTGCGGAGGCGTAGCAGCGCTACGCCGCACAATTCAGCTTGCTGAATTGGACCGCGAAGGCGCCCGAAGGGTGAGGCCAAAGGCCTCAGTCACAAAAGGGCTTTCGAGGACGGCTGCGAGATGGCTATTTTTCAACAACCTGCTAGTGCGCCTCGCTCCAGTTCTTCCCATAGCTGATGTCCACCTTGAGCGGCACCTTCAGCTCCACGGCGCGGGACATCTCCTCCTCCACCAAGCGTTCCATGGGGAGCAGTTCCTCCTCCGGTATCTCGAAGACCAGTTCGTCGTGCACCTGCATGGTCAGGCGGCTCTTCAGCCCTTCGGCCCGTATCCGTCCGTCCACCCGGATCATGGCGCTCTTGATGATGTCGGCCGCCGAGCCCTGGATGGGGTAGTTGATGGCGTTGCGCTGGGCGAAGGCCCGCACGTTGCCGTTGGTGCTGTGGATATCCGGTATGGGAAGTCGCCTGCCCAGGATGGTTGTGACGTATCCGGTCTCTTCCGCCCGGCGGATGCAGGAATCCAGGAAGCCGACCGCGCCGCTGTGGCGCTCCTTGTAGGCGGCGATGAACTCCTCGGCCGTCTTGCGGGCAATGCCCAACTGCTTTGCCAGGCTGAAGGCTCCTTGGCCGTAGATGATGCCGAAGTTGATGGTCTTGGCCTGGCGGCGCATCTCGCTGGTAACCATCTCGGGGAACAGGCCGAAGACCTCGGCCGCGGTGCGGGTGTGGATGTCTTCGTCGTGGGCGAAGGCGTGGCAGAAGACCGGGTCGCCGGAGAGGTGGGCCAGCACGCGCAGTTCGATCTGGGAGTAGTCGGCCGAGAGGATGACGTGCCCCGGCGGGGCGA is a window from the Oryzomonas sagensis genome containing:
- a CDS encoding fused MFS/spermidine synthase; amino-acid sequence: MGDKRRNLLFLLFALSGFSGLIYESIWTHYLKLFLGHSAYAQTLVLAIFMGGMAIGSWLCSRYSTRWKNVLLGYAVVEAVIGLCALVFHTAFVSITAVSYSAIIPRLPDPVSITIFKWALSALMILPQSVLLGMTFPLMSSALLRLFPDKPGRTVAMLYFANSIGAVIGVLVSGFLLIRLVGLPWTIGSAGCINIVLALAVWSLSGRDGRGGDQRVAPPAEAPSGQVDVALHRLLLFASLVTGIASFIYEVGWIRMLSLVLGASTHAFELMLGAFILGLAFGGLWIQRRIDQIGLPFRYLAHVQVVMGALALLTLPLYGETFEVMKWLVKSLPKTDAGYALFNVSSSAIAISIMLPATFCAGMTLPLITLLLIKAGHGERSIGAVYAANTVGAIIGVFFAIHVGMPLLGLKGLITCGAGLDIALGLVLLWSAGARQRSYRWPVIVTGGAVCAVIATVLLVDLDLVKMGSGVYRYGTLLPRNFVQHIYHRDGKTATVDVFLDSLGTMRINTNGKTDAAIMMDGRPAGKDEATMILAALIPMLLQPQATSAASIGLGSGLTTHTLLGNPSLHRVDTVEIEQGMIDGAKCFRPTVGLAYSDPRSRIYVDDAKTFFSSHGQQYDIIVSEPSNPWVSGVSGLFSEEFYRLVKRSMTPDGVFVQWVQLYEINVDLVVSVLKAISDNFSDYAVYASNDVDIIIVAKKHGALAGLDADLLKKPLLSAAAKRIQVESLQDIAFRRVGTKRMLEKLIQSYPIRANSDYYPVLDQNAARTRFLGDSAQELLFFAETCLPSLDALSGSSSPRQHTDIAPTALFPRSQNAVTAMAVRDYFVSGVFSPRYPNVPENDKKQAMQLKRLCYERNAIPDPNERIESIFVTALNVLPYLDPSELETIWKILESGPCAASLPAMDRQLLAFFRAVGRHDGVSMVATSRSLLEMPNNFNASALKHLVGSAMIGSLMQGKKEESYRLWLHYKAALFQGQEPDLLFRMLVAESTAR
- the recO gene encoding DNA repair protein RecO; the protein is MHAEKLQAIVLSTLDYGDSDRIASLFSLEHGRIRAFARGARTSRKRFGAALEAFARIEAQVRVKEGLAGLQQAEIVTIYPRIRGDLPAIAHALYACEVVEAMTPEGPPLPRLYRLLAAYLDRLETETAADDSDRRFFEINLLNILGYRPSLESCPRCDTPFGTAGALLQENGEAVCRVCAPTGRPLHPSALKALGACMTTGTFGKVVFPPDLLTEGGALLDRAIATHAGRRLKSLEFLGQVTP
- a CDS encoding DJ-1/PfpI family protein — translated: MERKRVGIVLFDAVEVLDFCGPYEVFSAVRLDEAKRREEPSPFELLLVAEKGDTVTASGGMRVTPDATFATCPRLDILVVPGGWGTRRELGNPAMLQWLRERNAHVETLTSVCTGAMLLGKACLLDGLHATTHWRSLDWMRDSFPAVTVEYGRHVVEDGRVVTSAGISAGIDMALKVVARYHGEEVARATARHMEYPYPDSNARRVPLPPLAGC
- a CDS encoding ChaN family lipoprotein, whose protein sequence is MVRFPLSVSVVALGLFALAACAPVGRQVMGDPQDPYPLTAPPRIGQIVHLPTGTLVSPAQMLAVATDARIVYVGETHDNPASHRLELQVLQALAERYPGRLALGMEMFVRSQQPALDRWVAGELDEKAFLKESRWFDNWNMDFAYYRDLLNLARERHIPVIALDAEKSLVKAVRSTAPEHLSPAERAQLPELDLTDPYQRGLVTAIFGDHSHGGMAIDGFIRAQTIRDETMAESAARYLASPAGKDKHLLVVAGGDHVSSGFGIPRRVFRRLPASSVIIGGKELDIPPDKQDRLMNVTVPDFPMVPYDFLVYQAYEDLPEPGIRLGVMIEPAPGGRGLAVKGVLPGSNAERAGLQPGDILLSLDGEPLTGHFDLTYAVQRKHPGDRGVVLVERQGKSLKQEIVFLAPQKGHQHGKQP
- a CDS encoding cobyrinate a,c-diamide synthase → MKTHAFLIAAPQSGSGKTTVALAVMAAFKRRGMTVAPFKCGPDFIDPGYHRLATGRPSVNLDGWMCPETFVADTFRLQGKGADVAVIEGAMGLFDGIGHASMEGSSAQVAAICGVPVVLVVNARGMAASAAALVKGFAGYDERVRIAGVIFNNVGSESHGELLRRSLAAALPELTVFGCIPRDDSLGIPSRHLGLVTAEDNPLSPDYLERLAVLAENRLDLGGLADIQVLPGPPVPKAGTSRDAATGGMPPVRIAVARDAAFCFVYEDNLRLLREAGAEIVPFSPLAEARLPADIHGIYLPGGYPELHAGRLAANGAMKAAVRDAVEAGMPVYAECGGFIYLTRGMEAGEGQPAVDFVGVFPVRARMLPKRKALGYRQVECAAHSGAVAAGGSARGHEFHYSEVGTMPDRIERCYRVSRQGRELGREGYRYKNCLASYIHLHFGSNGGIAPAFADACRKFEVSPNS